One region of Bradyrhizobium betae genomic DNA includes:
- a CDS encoding response regulator transcription factor: protein MRILLVEDDQDIGARLKEGLASFGFVVEHVEDGEHALSFALQEEFDAIVLDLGLPGLSGIEVLRRLRRTGAATPVLILTARSSWTEKVEGLNAGADDYVAKPFHVDEVAARLRALMRRVAGQATSELRHGDIVLDPVAGTANVAGQPIELTAQEFRLLHLFLHRVGRVVTQAELLDHLYGLNEERSSNTIEVYVGRLRRKIGRDTIRTLRGLGYRFG from the coding sequence ATTCGCATTCTTCTTGTCGAAGACGATCAGGACATTGGCGCCCGCCTGAAGGAAGGGTTGGCCAGCTTTGGCTTTGTCGTTGAGCATGTGGAAGATGGTGAGCACGCCCTTTCCTTCGCGCTGCAAGAAGAATTCGACGCGATCGTTCTCGATCTCGGTTTACCCGGCCTGTCAGGCATCGAGGTCTTACGGAGGTTGCGACGTACCGGGGCCGCCACACCGGTCCTGATCCTGACGGCGCGCAGCAGCTGGACTGAGAAGGTGGAAGGTCTCAATGCAGGGGCTGATGACTATGTGGCGAAGCCGTTTCACGTCGACGAAGTCGCAGCTCGCCTGCGCGCGCTGATGCGGCGCGTCGCGGGCCAAGCCACCTCCGAATTGCGCCACGGAGATATCGTGCTTGACCCCGTTGCCGGCACCGCCAATGTTGCGGGCCAGCCGATCGAATTGACGGCACAGGAATTTCGCCTGCTCCACCTCTTCCTGCATCGCGTCGGCCGCGTCGTGACGCAAGCCGAGTTGCTCGACCATCTCTACGGCCTGAATGAGGAACGCAGCTCGAATACGATCGAGGTCTATGTCGGTCGGCTGCGACGCAAAATCGGCCGCGATACCATCAGGACCCTGCGCGGTCTGGGCTACAGGTTCGGCTGA
- a CDS encoding sensor domain-containing diguanylate cyclase, with protein sequence MAKPGKGASKTPARPVDVADSYAVRLMQHLVVPTFVIDPRRRVVIWNRACERLTGVAASEVIGTTKHWQAFYETKRPCLADLVALDRPEQLPEFYSEYAARGHNGLGFSAENWCVMPKLGSQLYLAIDAGPIHDEAGHLIAVVETLRDLTDQKRAESALKELATKDGLTGLSNRRSFDQMLQAEWARAQRTQKPMALLFVDVDHFKQFNDRHGHQSGDECLRAVAAVVSRHAVRPLDLASRYGGEEFALILPDMDCDAACAIADEIRRAVMALAIAHGAEGAGDHVTLSVGVASRLPSEADASPDRLLGLADEALYAAKRLGRNRVICAERLLAEFAGLARDGEPVPGHLGRKSA encoded by the coding sequence ATGGCGAAGCCGGGCAAGGGCGCGAGCAAGACTCCAGCCAGACCGGTCGACGTCGCCGATTCCTATGCCGTGCGGCTGATGCAGCATCTGGTGGTGCCGACCTTCGTGATCGACCCCAGGCGCCGCGTCGTGATCTGGAACAGGGCCTGCGAGCGGCTGACCGGCGTTGCCGCCTCCGAGGTGATCGGCACCACGAAACACTGGCAGGCCTTCTACGAGACCAAGCGCCCGTGCCTCGCCGACCTCGTCGCGCTCGACCGCCCCGAACAATTGCCGGAGTTCTATTCGGAATATGCCGCGCGCGGCCATAACGGCCTCGGCTTCAGCGCGGAGAACTGGTGCGTAATGCCGAAGCTCGGCAGCCAGCTCTATCTCGCCATCGACGCCGGCCCGATCCACGACGAGGCCGGCCATCTGATCGCGGTGGTGGAGACGCTGCGCGACCTCACCGACCAGAAGCGCGCCGAAAGCGCGCTGAAGGAGCTCGCCACCAAGGACGGCCTGACCGGTCTGTCGAACCGCCGCTCCTTCGACCAGATGCTGCAGGCGGAATGGGCCCGCGCCCAGCGGACGCAGAAGCCGATGGCGCTGCTGTTCGTCGACGTCGATCATTTCAAGCAGTTCAACGACCGCCACGGCCACCAGAGCGGCGACGAATGCCTGCGCGCGGTCGCCGCCGTCGTCAGCCGCCATGCCGTGCGCCCACTCGACCTCGCCAGCCGCTACGGCGGCGAGGAATTCGCGCTGATCCTGCCGGACATGGATTGCGATGCCGCCTGCGCCATCGCCGACGAGATCCGCCGCGCCGTGATGGCCCTGGCGATCGCCCATGGCGCCGAGGGCGCCGGCGACCACGTCACCCTCAGCGTCGGTGTCGCCAGCCGGCTTCCCAGCGAAGCCGACGCCAGCCCCGACCGGCTGCTGGGCTTGGCCGACGAGGCGCTCTATGCGGCCAAACGGCTCGGCCGCAACCGCGTCATCTGCGCCGAGCGGCTGCTCGCCGAGTTTGCCGGCCTCGCCCGGGACGGCGAGCCGGTTCCTGGCCACTTGGGGCGCAAATCAGCCTGA
- a CDS encoding TolC family protein, with translation MLKLLLIIVRISTIILVTPAFAQQAAVLSIDALANSVVASNPERRFYFQQIGLAGVERDAADRLPDPEAAFELGERRMADGLTGAPKGAGPTYGLSIMQPLDFAGRGALRRAIAEHQIALARLGLAQFDATLASRARSLGYALFAAERKAAAARDVAARMRELARVVEQRDPAGIATTLDTAILDAGAITAERNAAMADSETSTIVYELNQLRGAPLKARLRIAPPDITLPGLPSVERMAQQAGINNFEIQSLRAQLQQQGLRVDLAQAARVPNVSVGPYFNRAKSDSRETNFGIRLTTTLPLWNSQAAGLAQELSRQSQGDAALLAANRRIARQVYEQAAYYEAKRRALAGWPAGATEKFAAAATAAADSYRQGAIPIATYVEMQRQYLDALSALLDTRREAMEAMLQLRALNGGRSFDGVSR, from the coding sequence ATGTTAAAATTGCTCCTGATAATCGTTCGCATATCAACAATTATCTTGGTGACCCCAGCCTTCGCTCAGCAGGCCGCCGTGCTGTCGATTGATGCACTTGCCAATTCCGTCGTGGCAAGTAACCCCGAACGACGCTTTTATTTCCAGCAGATCGGGCTTGCAGGTGTTGAGCGCGACGCGGCTGATCGCCTGCCGGACCCTGAAGCTGCATTCGAGTTAGGCGAACGCCGGATGGCCGACGGCCTGACAGGTGCACCGAAAGGCGCCGGGCCGACATATGGCTTGTCGATTATGCAGCCGCTCGACTTTGCCGGACGCGGGGCGCTCCGTCGCGCCATCGCCGAGCATCAGATCGCGCTGGCGCGGCTCGGTCTTGCGCAATTCGACGCAACGCTCGCAAGCCGGGCACGCTCTTTGGGATATGCCTTGTTCGCGGCCGAGCGGAAAGCCGCCGCGGCACGCGACGTTGCCGCGCGGATGCGCGAGCTTGCACGCGTTGTGGAGCAGCGGGATCCGGCGGGCATCGCCACCACGCTGGACACGGCCATTCTGGATGCGGGTGCCATCACGGCGGAGCGAAATGCCGCGATGGCTGATTCCGAGACCAGCACGATCGTCTACGAACTGAATCAACTTCGCGGCGCGCCGCTCAAAGCGCGGCTCCGCATTGCTCCGCCCGATATCACGCTGCCCGGCCTTCCGTCGGTCGAGCGCATGGCGCAACAAGCTGGCATCAACAATTTCGAGATTCAGTCGCTGCGCGCGCAATTGCAGCAGCAAGGGTTGCGCGTTGACCTCGCACAAGCAGCGCGTGTGCCGAACGTCTCAGTCGGTCCCTACTTCAATCGCGCGAAGTCAGACAGCCGCGAGACCAATTTCGGCATACGGCTGACGACGACGTTGCCGCTTTGGAATAGCCAGGCTGCTGGCCTCGCACAGGAGTTGAGCCGTCAATCCCAGGGCGATGCGGCCCTGCTCGCCGCCAACCGACGGATCGCGAGGCAGGTTTACGAACAGGCAGCCTACTACGAGGCGAAGCGTCGAGCCCTTGCGGGCTGGCCAGCCGGGGCCACCGAGAAATTTGCGGCCGCAGCTACCGCCGCCGCCGATAGTTATCGCCAGGGAGCGATCCCGATCGCAACTTACGTCGAGATGCAGCGCCAGTATCTGGACGCGCTGTCGGCTCTGCTCGACACGCGACGTGAGGCTATGGAAGCGATGCTTCAACTTCGGGCGCTCAATGGCGGCCGCAGCTTCGACGGCGTGTCCCGATGA
- a CDS encoding sensor histidine kinase — protein sequence MVRSLRARLLVGVILTTVTGIAVAGVSISALFRAHVTELVNAELIGHLDELEGLLARTADGHVALAQRLSDPRFAQPGTGYYWQVSDRNGIVLQSASLEPQRRFPPPARGADRQLTRSVEAGPAGEPMIAYERPWQTAENGYVLQIGADQRIVDDVLRHFNQALALSLGTLAIALIGAGTLQAWFGLRPMRRLRDALGDIRAGKAETLPGDFPSEVRPLVDDLNALIDANTQMVRRARTQAGNLAHGLKTPLAVLTDEARRLLARGDTEGAAVLTQQTGRMQRQIDFQLARARAAANAGLPGVITQVEPAFASIAAAMRRLYAHRELTIVHTAETELLAAVDPNDLDEMVANLVDNACKWARGVVSIKATRDTPTGQLLITIVDDGPGIPADALNRAFAPGERLDEAKPGSGLGLAIVRDLATLHGGSVELSNGRNGGLHAELRLPSA from the coding sequence ATGGTCAGAAGTCTGCGCGCCCGGCTGCTGGTTGGCGTTATTCTCACGACCGTGACAGGTATCGCTGTCGCTGGCGTTTCGATTTCCGCGCTGTTCCGGGCGCACGTCACGGAGCTTGTCAATGCCGAGCTGATCGGTCATCTCGACGAGCTCGAAGGTCTGTTGGCCCGCACGGCCGACGGACATGTCGCTCTGGCACAAAGGCTCAGTGATCCGCGCTTCGCGCAGCCCGGGACTGGCTATTACTGGCAGGTGAGCGATCGCAACGGCATCGTCCTACAATCAGCCTCCCTCGAACCGCAACGGCGTTTTCCGCCACCCGCGCGGGGGGCGGATCGGCAGCTTACTCGCTCAGTCGAAGCTGGCCCGGCTGGTGAGCCGATGATCGCATATGAGCGACCGTGGCAGACCGCTGAAAACGGTTACGTGCTTCAAATTGGCGCCGACCAGCGGATCGTCGATGATGTACTGAGACATTTTAATCAGGCGCTGGCCCTGTCACTCGGCACACTGGCAATAGCCCTAATTGGGGCCGGCACGTTGCAGGCCTGGTTTGGTCTGCGTCCCATGCGCCGTCTGCGCGACGCGCTGGGCGACATTCGCGCGGGCAAAGCAGAAACCCTGCCTGGTGACTTCCCGTCCGAAGTTCGGCCGCTGGTCGATGATCTCAACGCTCTGATCGACGCCAATACCCAGATGGTTCGCCGCGCCCGCACGCAGGCGGGCAATCTCGCGCATGGCCTGAAGACACCATTGGCCGTGCTGACGGACGAAGCGCGCCGGCTGCTCGCGAGAGGTGATACCGAGGGCGCCGCGGTCCTGACTCAGCAAACAGGGCGGATGCAGCGCCAGATTGATTTCCAGCTTGCCCGAGCCCGTGCCGCAGCCAACGCCGGCCTGCCTGGCGTCATCACGCAGGTCGAACCTGCCTTCGCATCAATAGCCGCGGCGATGCGGCGGCTCTATGCTCATCGTGAGCTGACGATCGTCCATACAGCCGAGACGGAATTGCTTGCCGCCGTCGATCCCAACGACCTTGACGAGATGGTCGCCAACCTGGTCGATAATGCCTGCAAGTGGGCTCGTGGTGTTGTCTCGATCAAGGCTACGCGCGATACCCCGACGGGGCAGCTCCTTATTACGATCGTTGATGACGGGCCAGGCATCCCGGCTGATGCACTAAACCGCGCGTTCGCCCCAGGCGAGCGGCTCGACGAGGCCAAACCGGGAAGCGGGCTCGGACTCGCAATCGTCCGCGATCTCGCCACACTGCACGGCGGCTCTGTCGAACTATCCAATGGCAGAAATGGAGGCCTTCACGCGGAGTTGCGGCTCCCATCAGCCTGA
- a CDS encoding tetratricopeptide repeat protein — translation MHAAEIVPDRSIRGCTAVIQAGERMITQLAAAYNNRGVALRSSGDIDRAMEDYDRALRLSPDYYVALNNRGVALMSKGELDRAISDFDRAVQLRTDYLGAYYNRGKALGRKGLFDRAIADYDLVIKADPKNPTFLFERGTMKANAGDQSGADADFERAESLRSNGARTTRPR, via the coding sequence GTGCATGCGGCCGAAATCGTACCCGATCGCTCGATCCGGGGATGCACAGCGGTTATCCAGGCAGGCGAGCGGATGATCACCCAGTTGGCGGCGGCTTATAACAATCGCGGTGTCGCGCTGCGGTCGAGTGGAGATATCGACCGTGCCATGGAGGATTACGATCGAGCACTTCGTTTGTCCCCCGACTACTATGTCGCGCTCAACAACCGAGGCGTTGCTTTAATGAGCAAGGGAGAGCTTGATCGCGCGATTTCTGATTTCGATCGCGCCGTACAACTGAGGACTGACTACCTCGGTGCCTATTATAATCGCGGGAAGGCACTCGGGCGTAAAGGACTCTTTGATCGTGCCATCGCGGATTATGATCTGGTCATCAAGGCTGATCCGAAGAATCCGACCTTCTTGTTCGAACGCGGAACGATGAAAGCGAACGCTGGAGATCAGAGCGGCGCGGATGCTGATTTCGAGCGCGCCGAATCGCTCAGGTCGAATGGTGCGCGGACGACGCGGCCACGATGA